In Kwoniella bestiolae CBS 10118 chromosome 3, complete sequence, the genomic stretch CCAGGTCGACGAAGTTGGCAAGGCCAGACCTGAAATTACCAAGGCCGTCGAGACCATGGTTAAGAAGGGTAAATGGTCCGTACCAGGCTACAGGGTTAGTCAATCTCATACTCGTATCGCCTTGCCTGCGGAGCATCGTCGAACTAACCATCCCTTTTGCGTTTTGACAGGAGAAATTCGGAGAGTTCTCTCTCATGTAAGCTGCCGTATAGATTGTTACATAGTCATAGTGAGGAAAGCGATAGATCGTGGTTGTGCGGAAATCAAAATGCATCTTTTGAACAGAAGGATTGGGTTTGTCCACAGCGTTGTCGAAGTCGAGAATGGCATCCCGTTCGATACGGGTTCAACTTGTCTTGAGAGCATTCTCAAAGAGGCTGGCATCGTTGACATGAATGGAAGCAACATCAATGTTTCTGTTGTCTTGCATCGAGAGGAGATATGATACGTGATGTCTTGACAGAAGATGTCTTGAGCTTGACCCAATCGTCATCTCGTGATTGTGAAGGAAGATACCATACGAACATTATGGCCGTGTTACTTCACAATTAGTGAGATAGTCAAACAGAGAGATTGATCACTTCGTACTTGTAAGTCCTGCATATGCAACAACGAAACGGTGATGTGaacatgtatgtatgtaaTTTCATAATATATATGATAATGCAAGTACAGCCCATCCTATCCGACTACGGCTGTGACCCGTTCGCCTGGCCACCATGGTCCTATTCCGACGAATGACATCTGCACCCCAAGCACCCTATTCCCTAAGCACTCTTCTGTTCCTCCCCACCATTACTATCCCCCTTCAAactctcctccaacccctgCAAAGTCCTAACCAGCTGCCCGCCTCTCGCCTGATTCAACACACCCACCAACTGGCTCTGGGGAGCTTGCAGCAGCCCAACAAGCTGAGATCGCAGTACGTCAAGTTCAGGTAATTTGGCAATTTCGTTCTGCAGCTGCTGTTCAGTGTATATATGTTTATGTTCCAGTAATCCTGAAATCAATTTCAGGGAAGGTTGTTTTTCGTCTGCTGTATTTTCTCGCTTCAATCCTTTCAACGTCCTATTTAATGTACTGAGGATCTTGTTGAGGTACGTTGGGGAGAGGGACGGACAAGTTAAGAGGGCTCGTTGGCCTACGAGGATTTGTTCTCCCTCTTTTGAAGGTGTGGTGGTCAAGGGAGAATTCGATTTGGATAAGAGGGATGCCAATACACCTGTGCGGACTACGTTGATAGATGCTTTATCGATAGTCTCGGGTTGTTCGCTGGATGGTGTGGGTGTAGATGGGTCGTAAGGTTTTGAAGGAAGGGGTATGGAGGAGATTGATCTTCGGATTTTGGACCATTCCCCCGCTGTTAGGTTTGAGTGATCGTACACTAGCACAAGGTTGGAGTTGTCGATGAGGTGGGTGTAGTAGTTCCATAGAAAGGTTTTACGGGCGGTGTATATCCTATTTGGgtctgctggaggaggggtagaggaggaagacgacggTGTGGAGGGGGTcagggggagggaagaggtaCTGGCGAATCGGGTTGAGGTGAGGGCTCGTATCGATGTGGACGGTCGAGGGGGCATTGTGGATGATTGTGGAGCTTGGAGTAGGggtgaaggaaggagatgggattggtgggaTCTGTTCGTGCTGTTGATGTTCTTTTGGTGGATGTGTCGTAGACTGGAATAGTATATGGTCAATATGGTCAACTTTTTATGAACAGCAAAGTGAATgaagcagatgaagagaacATCTCGAAATCTCACCGAGAATATTACACGTGGATTTATTGTTGGCTGCTTATCACTCACTGTACAGGTTAGAAGACGCGTGCGTGTATGACGATACGACGTATGGCTCAATAATGGCTGCAAGTTAGAacattcatcctcattatcttcattatcttcatcatcattgtatAACTCATATCGCCCAGTTCAGCTCGCAAAAAACGACATTACCAAGAGCTCAAGAAGATCCGCGTAGATATCTAGAAAGTATACATACCATCTCACTCCGCTTCATAGACATATCATCATGGAGATCGACGCACCAgcttccacatccacatccacctccacctcacctcTTCCATACCTCGAACAGCAAGTATCCTCAGCACCAGGGGAACTGAAACCATTATGGACAAAGATAAAGTCGGCGTATGAGAAAAAGTCAGTCGCCTCTCTGAGCTGTTCCCCTCATGCCATAAACTCGATGCATGGATTTCAGCTGACAGTTGTACATGTGGAACAGGTTATGGCATAACCTTACCGTGCTTTTGACTGAATTTGTGTTCACTCCTGGTACTGGCCCATACCAGATTGAGCTGTTTGAGAAGTGAGTGAGAATACTCTGCTGGCAATGTCCTCCTTTTCCGCTTAGTACTAGCCGATACTAATTCAACCGTATAATATCAGGTTTATCACCACAATTGAAAGCAAGATCAACGCCTTGAAGTTGGTTGAGATCGCTCGAAGGGTAGGAAGGGAATACTCAGGTCAGCTCCTCGTTTGTCATGGACGTTGCTGATCGAGCTAACATTCTCACCTCACCCTACAGAAcccgaactcaccttgaaatTCCTTCAATCCGTCCACtctcgactcacctccccctACCCCGTCCCACCAACCGAAGACAACCCAGGCTCTCCTGCGCCTCCTGCTCCGGCTGCCTCGGCATACGCCCTATCACTTTCATCCATCGCCTACGCTCAATTACTACTGGGTAATCTCGAAGGATGCAAAGAAAGCTTAGATGAATGCGAGAAAATACTGAACGAACAAGATACGATTGAACCCTCAGTGAATGCAGGATATTACGGCGTAGCAGGTGATTACTATAAGGTTAAGGCGGATTATGCGCCATACTACAAGAATGCGCTGTTATACCTCGCATGCGTAGATACCGAGAAGGAATTGACCGAGGAGGATAGGAAGTCTAGAGCTCACGATTTGTGTATTGCTGCATTGCTGGGTGAGACGATCTACAACTTCGGTGaattggtgagtgatttttTCGCCGTGTACCAATCTTGATCGTGCGTCTGTTTAGATGATCATCTACTGATATGATTTAACACATGCTTTCGTGCAGCTTCAGCACCCCATTCTTCAGACCCTCGTAGGCAcggaatgggaatggatcAAGGATCTGATCAGCTCGTTCAACGCCGGGGAGATTGGTAAATTCGAGTCGTTAGCGAACCACCTGGGCaatgaggtgagtaatcTCGTTACATCAATCATGATCCAAGATCCACTTTCCCTATTCATGTCTAAGCCATATATCGCATCAGCATTAAAGCGCTTCATATTGATCAACTGCTAATGTTTCTGCATTAGCCAATCTTGGAATCATCCGTATCTTTCCTTCGACAGAAGATCTGTCTGATGGCTTTGATCCAAACCATTTTCGCCAGACCTCGAGACGGTTCATCCAGATTAATGACTTTCCAAACCATCGGTGAAGCCACCAGATTACCTGTCAACGAGGTCGAACATCTGCTCATGAAAGCTCTGAGGTGGGTCCCTTCTTTCATACATCTCGTGAGGGCGTATAACTGATACCTACCCATCTGGCGTTTACAGCCTAACCCTCATAAAAGGTTCGTTGGACCAAGTGGACGGTACGGCAGATATAACATGGGTTCAACCGCGTGTGTTGGAGGGTAACCAGCTGGATACCTTATCTGAGCAGTTGGAGAACTGGTGTAATTCGGTCGGGAAGACgcaagatcaagttgaagaGCAGAGAAAGGCAGCTCAGTTGGCTGTTCTGGTACAGTAGAGTAGATGATCATTTCATATCGCAATGACGTAAATGAATGTATATTGCATGGCAGAGAGAACATCCAGATCTCAGTACGACTGTGCCCTTGGGTCAATGTTTCAGGCATGACTACCTAAAT encodes the following:
- a CDS encoding mitochondrial 54S ribosomal protein uL10m; this encodes MPPRPSTSIRALTSTRFASTSSLPLTPSTPSSSSSTPPPADPNRIYTARKTFLWNYYTHLIDNSNLVLVYDHSNLTAGEWSKIRRSISSIPLPSKPYDPSTPTPSSEQPETIDKASINVVRTGVLASLLSKSNSPLTTTPSKEGEQILVGQRALLTCPSLSPTYLNKILSTLNRTLKGLKRENTADEKQPSLKLISGLLEHKHIYTEQQLQNEIAKLPELDVLRSQLVGLLQAPQSQLVGVLNQARGGQLVRTLQGLEESLKGDSNGGEEQKSA